A window from Mycolicibacterium tokaiense encodes these proteins:
- a CDS encoding PPOX class F420-dependent oxidoreductase, producing the protein MPRNYATADQVDLAQLLEFVTPRHRMVLTTFRADGRPQSSPVTGGVYDGKLVISTYPQRAKAANVRRSGTASVVVLSDDFNGPYVQVDGDAEVIDLPEAVEALVDYYRAIAGEHPDWDEYRQAMRDQGKCLIRVTPTRWGPVATGGFPPVDDPWGSPQRSEGEGRG; encoded by the coding sequence GTGCCCCGAAACTATGCCACCGCTGACCAGGTGGACCTCGCGCAGCTGCTGGAGTTCGTCACTCCGCGGCACCGCATGGTCCTGACCACCTTCCGCGCCGACGGACGCCCGCAGAGCTCGCCGGTGACCGGCGGGGTGTACGACGGGAAGCTGGTGATCTCGACCTACCCGCAGCGGGCCAAGGCCGCCAACGTCCGCCGCAGCGGCACCGCCAGCGTGGTGGTGCTCTCCGACGACTTCAACGGCCCGTATGTGCAGGTGGACGGCGATGCCGAGGTGATCGACCTGCCGGAGGCGGTGGAGGCGCTGGTGGACTACTACCGCGCCATCGCCGGCGAGCACCCCGATTGGGATGAATACCGCCAGGCCATGCGCGACCAGGGCAAGTGCCTGATCCGGGTGACTCCGACACGGTGGGGCCCCGTGGCGACGGGCGGCTTCCCGCCGGTCGACGATCCCTGGGGGTCCCCCCAGCGAAGCGAGGGGGAGGGACGAGGGTGA
- a CDS encoding MFS transporter, with translation MALLVAAAFFMEILDATIITPAIPLIAESLGVEPVDVNVAISAYLVTVAVLIPATGWMTDRFGIRRVFLGAIVVFTLASIGCALSVSLPMLVGMRILQGMGGAMMVPVGRLAVLRYSDKLDRVRAIALLTWPALAAPVVAPALGGAIATVGSWRWIFVVNIPIGVVGFLLARKLIRGGPAEMTRPLDWRGLLTLGAGIAAGLIALESIRVSGTNWLLVACGGAAAVVLLAVAVWHLRRAADPLIRFGVLRFRSLRITVTAGALYRMVITSVPFLLPLQFQLVFGWSPFTAGLMVAALFVGNLTIKPITTPLMRRFGIKRVLLVNGVLSVGWFGLLALLGPAMPIWLIVLILYVSGALRSVGFTAYNTLAFADVEGDDLTHGNTLNASVQELAAGVGIAVAALLLGQLSPLFDGDLGMAYRWTYVVLAGLLAITLIETVRLPRAAGAEISGTRITRS, from the coding sequence ATGGCACTGCTGGTGGCTGCAGCGTTCTTCATGGAGATCCTCGACGCCACCATCATCACCCCGGCCATCCCGCTGATCGCCGAGTCGCTCGGTGTCGAGCCGGTGGACGTCAACGTCGCGATCTCGGCGTATCTCGTGACGGTGGCGGTCCTGATTCCCGCCACCGGCTGGATGACCGACAGATTCGGCATCCGGCGGGTATTCCTCGGCGCCATCGTGGTGTTCACCCTGGCGTCGATCGGCTGCGCGCTCAGCGTCTCGCTGCCGATGTTGGTCGGGATGCGGATACTGCAGGGCATGGGCGGCGCGATGATGGTGCCCGTCGGACGGCTCGCGGTGTTGCGCTACAGCGACAAGCTGGACCGGGTGCGGGCCATCGCGCTGCTCACCTGGCCGGCGCTGGCTGCTCCCGTGGTCGCCCCGGCGCTGGGTGGCGCCATCGCGACGGTGGGGTCGTGGCGGTGGATTTTCGTGGTCAACATCCCCATCGGCGTCGTGGGATTTCTGCTGGCGCGCAAGCTGATCCGCGGTGGGCCCGCCGAGATGACGCGGCCGCTGGACTGGCGAGGCCTGCTGACCCTGGGTGCCGGTATCGCGGCGGGGTTGATCGCGCTGGAGAGCATCCGGGTGTCAGGGACCAACTGGCTGCTGGTGGCCTGCGGGGGTGCTGCCGCCGTCGTCCTGCTGGCGGTGGCGGTGTGGCATCTGCGCCGGGCTGCAGACCCGTTGATCCGGTTCGGGGTGCTGAGGTTCCGGTCGCTGCGCATCACCGTCACCGCCGGCGCGTTGTACCGGATGGTGATCACGTCGGTGCCTTTCCTGTTGCCGCTGCAGTTCCAGCTGGTGTTCGGCTGGTCGCCGTTCACGGCGGGGTTGATGGTGGCGGCGCTGTTCGTCGGCAACCTGACCATCAAGCCCATCACCACACCGCTGATGCGCCGATTCGGTATCAAGCGGGTGCTGCTGGTCAACGGTGTGCTGTCGGTCGGCTGGTTCGGACTGCTCGCGCTGCTGGGGCCGGCCATGCCGATCTGGCTGATCGTGCTGATCCTCTACGTCAGCGGGGCGCTGCGGTCGGTCGGCTTCACCGCCTACAACACGCTGGCCTTCGCCGACGTCGAGGGCGATGACCTCACCCACGGCAACACCCTGAACGCATCGGTGCAGGAGCTGGCCGCGGGCGTGGGTATCGCCGTGGCGGCGCTGCTGCTGGGCCAGCTGTCCCCGCTGTTCGATGGTGATCTGGGCATGGCCTACCGCTGGACGTATGTGGTGTTGGCCGGGTTGCTGGCGATCACCCTGATCGAGACCGTCCGGTTGCCGCGGGCTGCCGGCGCCGAGATCAGCGGGACCCGGATCACACGCAGTTAA
- a CDS encoding TetR/AcrR family transcriptional regulator, whose translation MTVRRQPAAGRPRDPDKDVAVIRATRELLVEAGYQGTTVIAIARRAGVGAPTIYRRWATKESLVEEAAFGHAHPTPLPAPTGDLRADLRAWVAMFLDWLAHPVTRAALPGLLTAYHRDENLYERLVVRSELDVRHALTGLLAPTLAELPRPLRITRADAVFDFLVAATVTRAMTRGLVDREEFCNHTAEALAVLATAPRVTRRRAGTTR comes from the coding sequence ATGACGGTCCGACGGCAGCCCGCTGCGGGCCGTCCGCGGGACCCGGACAAGGACGTCGCCGTCATCCGGGCCACCCGGGAGCTGTTGGTGGAGGCCGGGTATCAGGGCACCACCGTGATCGCGATCGCCCGACGGGCGGGGGTCGGCGCCCCGACCATCTACCGGCGCTGGGCCACCAAGGAGTCCCTGGTGGAGGAGGCGGCCTTCGGGCATGCCCATCCCACGCCGCTGCCCGCGCCCACCGGCGACCTGCGGGCCGATCTGCGGGCCTGGGTGGCGATGTTCCTGGACTGGCTGGCCCATCCGGTCACCCGTGCGGCGCTGCCGGGGTTGCTGACGGCCTACCACCGCGACGAGAACCTCTACGAACGCCTGGTGGTGCGCTCTGAACTCGACGTGCGCCATGCCCTGACCGGCCTGCTGGCTCCCACTCTGGCTGAACTTCCCCGACCGCTTCGGATCACCCGGGCGGATGCGGTGTTCGACTTCCTGGTGGCCGCCACCGTCACCCGGGCGATGACCCGGGGTCTGGTCGACCGCGAGGAATTCTGCAACCACACCGCCGAGGCGCTCGCAGTGCTGGCCACCGCCCCCCGGGTCACCCGCCGAAGAGCAGGTACAACCCGGTGA
- a CDS encoding HAD family hydrolase has product MPSSAVLFDIDGTLVDSNYLHVHAWARAFAEEHLDVAAWRVHRCIGMDGSALLSELAGGVDADVADRLKEQHSRFYQETAPLLKQLPGARALLDRVAELGLQVVLATSAPEDELELLRRVLDSEDVFSAVTSGEDVETAKPEPGIVDIALRRAGVGVDQAVFVGDAVWDVEACVRAGVPCIGLLSGGVSRGELQEAGAEAVFEDAAELLRHLDTTRIAQLATRKD; this is encoded by the coding sequence ATGCCTTCCTCCGCGGTTCTCTTCGACATCGACGGCACTCTGGTCGACTCCAACTACCTGCACGTCCACGCCTGGGCCCGGGCCTTCGCCGAGGAGCACCTCGACGTCGCCGCCTGGCGGGTGCACCGCTGCATCGGCATGGATGGCTCCGCGCTGTTGAGCGAGCTGGCGGGCGGTGTCGACGCGGACGTCGCCGATCGGCTCAAGGAACAGCATTCGCGCTTCTACCAGGAGACCGCGCCGCTGCTGAAGCAGCTGCCCGGTGCCAGGGCGCTGCTCGACCGGGTGGCGGAGCTGGGCCTGCAGGTGGTGCTGGCCACGTCTGCGCCGGAGGACGAGCTCGAACTGCTGCGCCGGGTACTCGACAGCGAGGACGTGTTCTCGGCCGTCACCTCGGGTGAAGACGTCGAGACCGCCAAGCCCGAGCCCGGCATCGTCGACATCGCGTTGCGCCGGGCCGGGGTCGGGGTCGACCAGGCGGTGTTCGTCGGCGATGCCGTGTGGGACGTGGAGGCGTGCGTCCGCGCCGGTGTGCCCTGTATCGGACTGCTGTCGGGCGGGGTGTCCCGCGGCGAGCTGCAGGAGGCCGGGGCGGAGGCCGTTTTCGAAGACGCCGCGGAACTGCTACGTCACCTGGACACCACCCGTATCGCACAACTGGCCACCAGGAAGGACTGA